The genomic DNA CATCTCCTGGCCCAGGTCTTTCTTGCCGTCTTCAAGGGGCAGGGAGGTGCTGGACAGGATCGCGCCGGTCACGTCATCGGTGTTGTTCTGCACGGCATCGATGCCGTTGCTGCCTACCGGCTTGTTGCCGTCCACGCGCCAGAATTTGTGGTAGACCAGGCTGGCGTCGTAGTCCTCGCGCAGGGTCCAGGAACCGAACAGGCTCATGGACTGCATGTTGTTCATCTCGCCACGAAACGCCTCGCCGAAACGGTGCACGCGGGACTGGGTGCCGGTCCAGTTCGAACGGTTGCTTTGCAGGCCGTTCTGCTCGTAGTTGGCGCTGGCACGGGAATAGGCGGCGCCGACTTGCCACTGCGGGTCGAGGCGCAGGCGCACGCCGAGGTCGGTGGCCCAGCCGCTCACGTCATCGCTGCGCTTGGCTTCGGTGGGGCGGGTGCCGTCGGCGTTCAGGGCATTGACCTTGTCGCGGTCGCCTTTCATGCCGGTGATGCTCGCCCAGTAGTTGACCGTGTTGGTATTGCGCCAGTTGTAGGCATCGCTGTTGGCTTCGATGCCGAGCCAGGTCAGGTCGCCGTTTTCACGCTTGTCCAAAGGGTCGCTGGCCACGCCCGGTTCGGCGTAATCGAGCTTGCCGTCGTCGTGGGTGTGGTGACCGCGCAGGCCGATCCACTGGCCCGGTGTCCACTGGTAGGCGGCGTCGGCGTAGAAGTGCTGACGGTCCTTGTCCACGGGGGACAACTCCTTGAGGTCGGTGCGGTATTCGCTGAAGCGTTCAGCGGCGCCGACATTGGCCTTGAGCAGTGTGGTGTCGAAGGTCCAGTTCAGCGCTTCGATGTTGGTGTCGCGCCATTGGCCGTCGTCATTGCGCAGGCGCTGGCGGCCGAACTTGAGGATCTCGCCGGGGTAGGGCGTGAAGCCGCTGTAGCCGACCCAGAACTCGCGCAGGGCCAGGTAGTTTTTCTTGGCCTTGCGGTCGTCGTTGCTCGATTGCTCCGTGGTGTCGTCGGCCGATTGTTGCAGGGTATCGGTCTCGATGATGTCGCTGGAGGTCACGGCCTGGCCCATGGCGTAGGCGCTCCATGCGCCGCTTTCGCCATAGATCCAGGGGCGCAGGTCAAGGCCGATGCCGTTGACGTCGCCGCCTTTCTGCGTGCCGAGGTCGCGGTCATCTTCAGATTGCGCGGTGGCTTTGACTTCCAGGCCGAAGTTCTTGGCTTCGGTCAGCGCGGCCAGAGTCGGGCACGACCACAGCAGGGCGAAGGTCAGGCCGATACCGGCCTTGACGAAGGGGTTGAGCTTCATAGGGATT from Pseudomonas tolaasii NCPPB 2192 includes the following:
- a CDS encoding alginate export family protein, coding for MKLNPFVKAGIGLTFALLWSCPTLAALTEAKNFGLEVKATAQSEDDRDLGTQKGGDVNGIGLDLRPWIYGESGAWSAYAMGQAVTSSDIIETDTLQQSADDTTEQSSNDDRKAKKNYLALREFWVGYSGFTPYPGEILKFGRQRLRNDDGQWRDTNIEALNWTFDTTLLKANVGAAERFSEYRTDLKELSPVDKDRQHFYADAAYQWTPGQWIGLRGHHTHDDGKLDYAEPGVASDPLDKRENGDLTWLGIEANSDAYNWRNTNTVNYWASITGMKGDRDKVNALNADGTRPTEAKRSDDVSGWATDLGVRLRLDPQWQVGAAYSRASANYEQNGLQSNRSNWTGTQSRVHRFGEAFRGEMNNMQSMSLFGSWTLREDYDASLVYHKFWRVDGNKPVGSNGIDAVQNNTDDVTGAILSSTSLPLEDGKKDLGQEMDLVVTKYFKKGLLPAALSQSIDEPSALVRLRAGVFKPGDAYGSQVDSYMHRAFVDVIWKF